Genomic DNA from Parvivirga hydrogeniphila:
CGACCTCGGGGCCTGCCATGCGGATCGACGCGCCCTCGAAACGCCGGCCGACCGCGATGACGACGGAGCCTTCGAGCGCCTCGAGCGTGCGCTCCCACTCGTCGGCGTTCGCGATGACCGCCACGACCTTGTCCGCGCCTTGCTGCGTCCCAGCACCCTCGACGATCGCCCAGAACCCGCCTTCCAAGTCGATGCGAGCGAGCCGACCGAGCGCCTGGACGCGGCCGTCCGGAAGCCCGGTGAGCCCGGGCTCACGAGGAGATGGTACCGCCGGCGGCATCGCCGCAGGGGGCTCGAACGCTCCGCCACCTGCGCCGTCGTTGGCCGGCGTGCCCGCGACACATCCGGAGACGGCTGCGACGAGCGCTGCTGTGATGACGACCCACACGACATGCCTCACGGCCCTCGACCTCCTGCCTGCAAAGGGGAACCTACCCATCAGACGATCCGGCCTTATCTGCGGTTCTCTGAGGAGGACAGATGACGCGCATCCCCCGCTGCATGAGCACCCAGCACCCTGACAACGCCTCTGTTCCGTTCTTCTCCACTTCGCAGGTGCTCGCTGGCGAAGACGAGATCCGCGAGGCGTACTACGCGTACTCGCATCTCGGGTGCGACGAGCAGATGTGGGACGTGGAAGGCAAGGAGATCGACACGTTCGTCGTCAAGAAGCTCTTGAGCTACTTCGAGCCGTTCTTCCGGACACGCACGCTCGGCGAAGAGCTGCGGCTCACGCTGCGCGTACCGAACCCCGCCGTCGAGACCGCCGAGGCCAAAGTACTGCTCGAGACGCTGGAGAGCATCCCTCGGTCCTTCGACACGGCACGGTTGTTCTACGGCCGCGACGTCGCGCCGATCTTCGAGGTCATCCTGCCCATGACGACCTCCGCCGCCGAGATCGACCGGATCTTCCGCTACTACGCCGACTTCATCGTCAGACGCCAAGACCAGCCGGTGCGTCCGGGGGACATTACCGTGGCCGAGTGGATCGGACCCACCAAGCCAGAGCTCATCGAGGTCATCCCGCTGTTCGAGGACGTCGACGGGATGTTCAACGCTGCGCGTGTCGTGGAGGAGTACCTCCGTGACAAAGAGGTGGCCGACCAGCGCGTCTTCTTGGCGCGATCGGACACCGCCATGAACTTCGGGCTCGTCTCCGCTGCTCTCGCCAACAAGGTCGCGCTGCAGCAGCTCGGCGCGGTGGCCGAGCGTCTCGGCGTGCGCATACACCCGATCCTCGGCATGGGCTCGGCACCGTTCCGAGGCGGCCTGCGGCCCGATACCGCCGAGCGTGTCGGACGCGAGTACCCGAGCGTCGTGACCTTCACCATCCAATCGGCGTTCAAGTACGACTTCCCGCCGTCCGACGTGCAACGGGCGATCGAGCATCTGAAGTCTCGAGAGATAGGTCCGCCGACGCCTGTCGACGAACAGCGCGTCCTCGACATCATAGAGCGGTACAGCGCGACCTACCGCGAGCAGGTGACGGCGCTCGCACCGGCCATCAACCGCGTCGCGTCGTTCGTCCCGCGCAGACGCGCGCGCAAACTGCACGTGGGGCTGTTCGGATACGCGCGCCAGGTCGGCGGGGTCTCGCTGCCCCGCGCGATCTCGTTCACATGCGCCCTGTACTCGCTCGGAGTCCCGCCCGAGCTCCTCGGCCTCGACGCGCTGACCGCCGGGGACCTGGCCTTCGTGCGCGAGTCGTACCCGTCGTTCGACGCCAAGATGCGCGAAGCGCTCGCGCGCGCTGACCTCGGTTCGCCGTACTTCCCGGAGCCGATCCGGCGAGCGCTCGTCCGAGCGGGCTACGACGTCGAGCCCGACGAGGCGCACGGGAAGCTCGTGCGCCGCATCCGCGACGCGCTGGCAACAGGGCAGGACTCGATCGTCCCCGACCTCGTGGTGCAGGCAGCGCTGGTCCGCCGGTTCTTGGGGTGAGCGTCCACCCCGATGGTATCATGTGCCTGATCGGGGACGTTTGCCGGCCTCGACATCAGGGGTTGCTTGCCTGTCATCTCACAAGGTGATATATAGCAGGCTGATGTTGTCTATAAAGGAACAACAATGCCTGCCCGATGTTCTTCCGTGACGCTCGTCGCGCACTGCCTGCTGAACCCGACGACGAAGGTTCACGGGCTGGTCCGCCAAACAGGTAGGAGCCCGGCCCTTCGAGAGATGCTCGACGGGGAAACCGCACTCATCCAGCTGCCATGCCCCGAAGCGACGTATCTGGGCATGCAGCGATGGGGGATGACCTACGAGCAGTACGATACCCGAGCGTTCCGTCGGCACTGCGCCGAGATCCTTCGCCCCATCCTCGATACCCTGTCAGCGTTGAAGGCAGGTGGGGTGACGCTGAGCGAGGTCATCGGTGTGGATGGGAGCCCGAACTGCGGAGTCGCTCTGACGTGCCAGGGGTACTCAGGCGGCGAACCTGAGGACGTGTACGGCGCCGGGGGCACACCTCAGCATGCGAGGACGGTCGAGGGTTCGGGCGTCTTCTTCGAAGTCCTCGCGCAGATGCTTTCGGAAGCGGGCATCGAGGCACGGTTCATCGCGGTCCCAGAGGACTCCCTCTGATGATCGAACCAACGAGGCACACGAAAGGAGCTGGTATGGCACGGAGATTGCGCATCGTGACTGCGAGCACACTGGCCTTGCTGCTCATCGCGACCCTAGCCCTCGGCGGGTGCACCACAACGGCCGAGCAAGGCGGTGCGACGATCGGAGACGAGGAGGCTGCGAAGGACGCGTCGTTGCAGACGGTCAAGGAACGGGGCGAGATCATCGTCGGCCTGGCCCCCTTCTACGCCCCGTTCGAATCGACGAACGAGCAAACCAAGGAGATCGAGGGCTTCGACATCGATCTGATGAACGCCATCGTCGAGAAGATGGGCGTGAAGGCGACGTACCGGCCCGCAGAGTGGCAGGCGCTCTTGGGCGGGCTCGAGAAAGGCGACTATGACGTCATCTTCTCGGCTATGTCGAAGAAGGAGGCCGCGGAGGCGAACGTCGAGTTCTCCGACGTGTACTACCTTCTGCCGGACGTGATCATCGTCGCGAAAGGGAATCCCAAGGGCATCACGAGCAAAGACGACCTCAAAGACAAGATCGTCGGCGTCCAGCTTGGCTCAGGCAGCGAACAGCTTGCAGACGAGCTGAATCCGGAGATCGGCTTCAAGGGCCTCAAGAAGTACAAGCTCACACAGGACGCGATGAACGATCTGAAGGCCGGCAGGATCGATGCTGTCATCGCGGGCTACACTTTCGCGCTCGAGCAGGCGAAGGTCGACCCCAGTTTCGAGGTCTCGAGCGAACCTCTCGAGAGCGCCGAGCTGGTGGGGGTCTTCCGCAAAGGCTCCACCTCGCTCGTCGAGGCGTTCAATAAGGCGCTCGCGGAAGTCAAAGCCGACGGGACGTACGACGCTTTGGTCAAGAAGTGGCTCACCATCCAGCAGCAGTAGCGCGTTAGCGCCTCGTGAAGGAGGGCAGGGCTGCCGAGCAGGCAGCCCTGCTGCGCCTGGGAGGAACCGTGCGTAACGACCTACAGTGGAGGATCATCCTCAATTGGGTGCCCGAGCTTGGCGCCGCCGCGGTGCTCACCGTACGCATCACTGCGGTCTCGTTCGCAGTCGCCCTCCTCGTCGGACTGGCTGTCGGCATCATCCGAAGCAGGCCGCATCGGCTCACTGTCGTCGTCGCTGCATACGTGGAGCTCTTCCGAGGGACGCCGCTCTTGGTCCAGCTGTTCTTCATCTACTACGGCTTGGCCCAGATAGGTATCGTCATGGAGGCTATGACCGCTGCGGTCCTCGGCCTCGGCTTGAATGGCGGCGCGTACATCTCTGAGATCGTCCGCGGTGCGCTGGCGGGCATCGATCGCGGCCAGTATGACGCCGCACACGCCCTCGGAATGACCCGCTGGCTGACACTCACGAGCGTCATCCTTCCGCAAGCGCTCCGAACAGCCACGCCGCCCTTGGTGAACACATTCTCATCGATGCTCAAAGACACCTCATTAGTATCGCTCCTCGCGATCACGGAGATGATGAACATCGCGAACCAGGTCTACTCGCGTACGTTCCGCGCGTTCGAGATCTTCGCGGTCGTGGCGCTCGTGTACTTCGTCCTGACGTTCGCATTCTCGCTGCTGAGCAGGCTTCTCGAACGACGGCTTGCACTCGGCCGAGCGTGATCGAGGGCCGCCCTACTCGCCGAAGCCTTCCCACAGGGGCGTCGAGAGGTACCGCTCGCCGGTGGACGGTGCGACGGTGACCACCACGGTTCCGCGAAGCGCCGGGTCTGCTGCCACGCGGAGCGCTGCAACGACGTTGGCGCCGGAGCTGATGCCGACGAGCAGGCCCTCCTCGCGCGCAAGCCTGCGGGCCATCGCGATCGCCTCGGCAGTGGTGACGTGCTCCACCGAGTCGATGAGCCCGAGATCGAGGACGCTCGGCACGAAGTTCGCGCCGATGCCCTGGATGCCGTGCGGTCCCGGCGTCTCGCGCTCGCCGCGCAGCCGCTGGGCGATGATCGGCGACTCGGCGGGCTCCACGGCCACGATCCGGGCTCCCATGCCTGCGTCGCGCAGGTAGCGGCCCACTCCCGTGATGGTCCCGCCCGTCCCGACGCCGGCGACGAACGCACCGAGCGTCAGGCCGTCGAGGGCGGACTCGATCTCCGGGCCGGTCGTGCGGTAGTGCGCCTCGGGATTCGCTGGGTTGTCGAACTGCCGCGTGAGGAACGCGTCCGGCGTCGCTGCCGCGATGCGCTCGGCCTCCTCGACGGCGCCCGCCATCCCTCGCTCCCGCGGCGTGAGCACGAGCTCGGCGCCGTACGCCGCCAGCAGCTTTCGGCGCTCGACCGACATGCTCTCGGGCATCGTGAGGACCACGCGGTAGCCGCGCGCAGCGCCGACCATCGCGAGCGCGATGCCCGTGTTGCCGGACGTCGGCTCGACGATGACGGAGCGGCCTGGCCGCAGCAGCCCGCGCTCCTCGGCGTCACGCACCATGTTCCAGCCGATGCGGTCTTTCACCGACCCGCCAGGGTTGCGCGACTCGAGCTTCACGGCCACCGCAGCAGGCAGCCCGTCTGCCAGCCGCTGCAGCCGCACGAGCGGGGTCCGGCCGATCGTCGAGACCACGGAGTCCTTCACGCTGATCATCGGTCCCACCTCTCCAGCACGCCGCCGCCGATGACGACGTCGCCCTCGTACAGCACCACCGACTGCCCGGGGGCAGTCGTCTCGCAGGCATCTTCCAGCTCGACAACGATGCGGCTGCCATCGTACCGCGCCTCGCACGCCGCAGGCCGCGCGCGATAGCGCTGCACCGCGAAGCACCGGACGGCGGCGCCCGTCGGCCGCCACACTGCGTCAGAGAGCACGAACCGCCGAGCGAGCAGCGATGCAGACGCCCCAACGATGACTGCGTTGCGCTCTGCATCGATGGCGACGACGCGCCAGGGGCCGCCTGGGCCCCCGATGCCGATGCCCTTGCGCTGCCCGACGGTGTAGCGCGCGATACCCGCGTGCGCCCCGACGACCGTGCCGTCGCTCGTCTCGATAGGCCCGGGGCGCAGCGCCTCGGGACGCAGCCGCGCCACGAGCGCGACGTGGTCGTCGGCGAAGCAGACCTCCTGGCTCTCGTCGCGTGCCGCAACAGGCAGCCCGGCGCGTGCGGCGATCCTTCGCACCTCGCCCTTCGTGAGGTTCCCGAGCGGGAACCGCACGCGCGCAAGCGTCGCCGCATCGAGCCGGTACAGGAAGTACGACTGGTCCTTGGCCGCATCGGCGCCGCGCGCGATCGACGGCCGCCCGTCAGGGCCCGTGACGACGCGCGCGTAGTGGCCGGTGGCGACCTCGTCGCACCCGAGCGCGTCGGCCCGCTCGATGAGCGCCGCGAACTTCACACGCTCGTTGCACACGACGCACGGGTTCGGCGTCCGTCCACCGGCGTACGCCGCAGCGAACGGCTCCACCACCTCGGCGGCGAAGATGTCTGCCACGTCCACCGTGACGTGCTGGATGCCGAGCTCGCCGGCGACGCGCCGCGCCTCGATCGCCGCTTCCTCGCCGCAGCACTGCCGGCCGTGCAGCTTTGCGATACCGAGCCGCAGCGTCGCTCCGACCACGTCGTGCCCCTGCTCGAGGAGCAGCAGCGCCGCCACCGCCGAATCGACCCCGCCGCTCATACCGACGAGCACGCGTGCCATGGCGCGACTACACCTCGCACTCGTCGTCGGCACCGTGCGGGTCGAAGTCCGGGTCCTCGGACAGGATCTTCCCGCCGATCGGATCGCGGCCGGCGCGCACGAGGTAGTCGTCGATCGCCCGCTTGAGCCCATCGGTCGCAAGCACGCTGCAGTGCATCTTCGCAGGGGGCAGGCCGCCGAGCTCGTCCGCGACCTGCTGCTTGGTGATGGCGGCCGCCTCCGCAAGCGTCATGCCCTTGGCCATCTCCGTCACGATGGAGCTCGTCGCGATGGCAGCACCGCACCCGAGCGTCTGGAACTTGATGTCCTCGATGCGGTCGTCGGCGACTTTGATGGTGATCTTCATGACGTCCCCGCACACGGGATTGCCGACTTCCCCCACGCCGTCAGCGTCCTCGATAACGCCGACATTGCGTGGGTTCGCGAAGTGCTCCATCACCTTTTCGCTGTACATGCCGCTCCTCCGTCACGCGCCGCGCGTGAGCGCAGCGATCGTCTTCTCGTACAGTGGGTTCATCTTGCGCAGCTTCTCGACGATCGGAACGAGCGCGTCTGCGAACGCGTCCACGTCCGCTTCCGTGCTCCACCGTCCAAGGCTCACGCGCAGCGAGCCGTGCGCGAGCTCGGGCGGCAGCCCGATCGACAGCAGGACGTGGCTCGGCTTGAGCGAGCCGGAGCTGCACGCCGACCCCGTCGACACCGCGAAGCCCGCGGCGTCCAGGTGCAGCAGCATCGCTTCGCCTTCGCAGCCAGGGATGATGAAGTTGGCGATGTGCGGCAGCCGCTCAGGCGCGTCGGCCGCGTTCAGGCGGGCGTGCTCGATGCGCGACAGCACCTGCTCGACGAGCCGGTCGCGAAGCGCAGCAAGCCTCGGTGCCTCGCGAGGCCGCTCCTCGTCCATGATCTCGAGCGCAGCCGCGAACGCCACGGCCCCGGCCACGTTCTGCGTGCCGCTCCGCCTGCGGGACTCCTGCCCGCCGCCCAGCATCTGCGGCGCGAACGGCGTTCCCCGCTTGAGGTAGAGCACGCCGACGCCTTTCGGCGCGTAGATCTTGTGGCCCGAGAAGCTCATCGCGTCGAGGCCGAGCGCCTGCACGTCGACGTCCACCTTGCCGAGCGTCTGCGCCGCGTCAGCGTGGAACGCCGCCTTGTGCGCGTGCGCGACCTTCGCCAGTTCGGCGATCGGCTGAAGCGTGCCGATCTCGTTGTTGCCGTGCATGATCGACACGAGCACGGTGTCGTCGCGCATCACCGCCTCGAGGTCCTCCGGGTACACCGTCCCGTCCGGGCGCGGCTCGAGCTCGGTGACCGTGAACCCGCGCTTCGCGAGCGCATGCGCCGGCTCGAGCACTGCGTGGTGCTCGAACGCGCTCACCACGACATGTCCGCTGCTGCGGCCGTTCGCCGTCGCGATGCCGATGATCGCCGCATTGTCCGACTCGGTGCCGCAGCCCGTGAAGATGACCTCGCTTGCGGCAGCCGCGTTGATGCTGCGCGCGACCCGCTCGCGCGCGTCCTCGAGCGCAGCGTGCGCCTCACGCCCGAGGCGGTACAGGCTGTTGGGGTTGCCGAAGCGCTCGGTGAGGTACGGCAGCATCGCCTCCACGACGCGCGGATCCACCGGCGTCGTCGCGGAGTAGTCGAGGTACGTCACGCCTTCCATCCGTCTCATCCCTTCCTGTGCATGTCGTGGTCTGCGAGTTCCGCCAGGGTGAACGACGCGAGCGCGTCGCGCATCGCGGCGGTGACCCGGTCCCAGACCGGCATGGCCGGACATTCGCCGCTCACGGGACACACGGGCGCGTCGCAGGTCGTGGGACGCACCGGCCCTTCGACCGCTTCCACGACGTCGAGCGCCGTCACGTGCTCGGCCGGTCGAGCAAGCAGGAACCCTCCGCGTGCGCCCCGCACCGCCTGCACGATGCCGTCGCGCTTGAGGGCGGTGAACACCTGCTCGAGGAACGGCTCTGGCAGCCCGCGGCTTTCCGCGATCCGCCTGAGGCTCACCGGGCGCCCGTCGCCGCTTTCCGCAAGCTCGATGAGCGCAAGCAGCGCGTACTCGGACTTCGTGGTGATCTGCACGGCCGTCTGCTCCTATTTCCGACAAACTCTACCGGATATAACGGAACATACGCCGTCGGGGCCGGTCCGTCAAGCAGGGCCGCACGTGCGCTTCGGGCTCACACCCCGAGATCGAGCTGGCCTCCCGCCGCACCGCTGCCCCCGTACGGCTCGACGTGCAGCATGCTCGCGAGCTCACGCGCGTTGCGTGGCGCGTAGTCGTGCTTGCAGTTGTTGAACATCACCCAGGTGACGTTCGTCTGCTGAGCGAGGTCCCGGACGCGGGGCGCCCATTCGGCGAGCTCCTCTGACGTGTACAGGTAGTCGAAGCGGTCGGCGGCGGATCCCGTGCGCGCGAAGTACGTCTCGCGGTTCCGGCCGTGCATGCGAACGTACGCCCAGTCGCTCGTGGCTGCGGTCACCGGCGGCATGGTCGAGGCATCGGCGAACTGCGGCGCGTCCACGCTCACGTACGAAAGACCGCGGTCCGCCAAGAAGCGCATCGTCTGCGCGTGCTGCCGACCGGTCAGCCACGACGGATGCCGGAACTCGACGAGCACGCGGTGCGGCGCGAGCGCGGCGGCCGCATACTCGATGTAGGCGAGGTTCTCGTGCGCGTGCGCGCGGTCGGTGGCCGTCACCCACGGGGGGAACTGCAGCAGCACGCCGCCCATCTTGCCGGCAGACCCGAGCGGCTCGAGGAACGCTCGGAACTCCTCGAACGCCGCATCGAGAAGCTCCGGCGAGGCGTCGCGCACTCTCCCGCGCACGTCGACGTGCGTGACGAGCTCGCGCAACTCCGGCGACAAGCGCTCTTCCTCCACCGAGTGCCGTGTGAGCAGCCCGAACGCCTTGACGTGGAAGGCGAAACCGGGGGGCGTCCGCTCCGCCCAGGCCTGCGCGACGCTCGGGCGGGGGATGCCGTAGAACGGCGAGTCGGCCTCGACGGTGTCGAACCTCGCCGCGTAGTACCGCAGGCGCTGCTCGGAGGTCCGCACGGCCGGCGGATACCACGCCGCCACCATCGTCTTGTCGGTCCACGAGCAGGTGCCGATGCGGACAGATCCCACGAGGCCTCCTCTCGGTGCAGAGGATACCCGCCGAACGCTCAGTCGCGGTCGAACTCGAGAAGCGCGCGGTGGTCGCGCTCGTAATCGGTAAGCGTCAGCGGCGTGGGCGGCGCATGGTACGGCCAGTCCCAGACCACCTCGGTCGCGCGCGGGAACTGCTCGCGCACGAACCGCTGCGTCGTCGCGAAGTCGAGCAGCGGGTCGTACCGCGACATGCCGAACAGGCACGGCGCGTCGAACGGCCCTGCAAGGTCGGAGGAAGGCGTCGTGAGCACCTCGCGGACCTGCGCGAGGAAGACGTCGAGGGTCGAGGCCGAGAAGCCTCGCAGGCGCTCGGACAGGTCGGCCGAGGTCTCGAAGCCGCCCACGGTGCGCATATACCAGTCGACGACCGCCACCGTGGCGGGGTTCCGCAACACCGCGAGCATCCCGCGGCGAGCGAACTCCGGCTCGAGCGCGGCGACGGTCGCGCGTAGCATGACCGTCTCAGCCGCGGAGCGCTTGAGGGCCTCGCTGCCGACGAAGGGCGACAGGAGCGCGATGCGCCGCACGCGCTCGCGTGCCGCCTGGAGCGCACGCAGTGCAAGCAGCCCGCCGAAGGAGAAGCCGACGAGCGTGAAGGTCTCGGCCCCGAACGCGTCGGCGACCTCCAGAACCGTTCGGGCGACCAGCCGGCTCGAAAAAGGCTCCTCGTAGGCGACGCTGCCTCCGTGGCCGGGAAGCTCGAAGAACACCGCGTGGAACCGTCGGCCCAAGAAGCGCGTCATCGCCTCCCAGTCCTCGACGAGCGATATGGTGGCCGGGACGACGATCGCGAGCTCGCCCGAGCCGGCGGCCCCGACGCGAAG
This window encodes:
- the ppcA gene encoding phosphoenolpyruvate carboxylase, with amino-acid sequence MTRIPRCMSTQHPDNASVPFFSTSQVLAGEDEIREAYYAYSHLGCDEQMWDVEGKEIDTFVVKKLLSYFEPFFRTRTLGEELRLTLRVPNPAVETAEAKVLLETLESIPRSFDTARLFYGRDVAPIFEVILPMTTSAAEIDRIFRYYADFIVRRQDQPVRPGDITVAEWIGPTKPELIEVIPLFEDVDGMFNAARVVEEYLRDKEVADQRVFLARSDTAMNFGLVSAALANKVALQQLGAVAERLGVRIHPILGMGSAPFRGGLRPDTAERVGREYPSVVTFTIQSAFKYDFPPSDVQRAIEHLKSREIGPPTPVDEQRVLDIIERYSATYREQVTALAPAINRVASFVPRRRARKLHVGLFGYARQVGGVSLPRAISFTCALYSLGVPPELLGLDALTAGDLAFVRESYPSFDAKMREALARADLGSPYFPEPIRRALVRAGYDVEPDEAHGKLVRRIRDALATGQDSIVPDLVVQAALVRRFLG
- a CDS encoding CD3072 family TudS-related putative desulfidase, with protein sequence MPARCSSVTLVAHCLLNPTTKVHGLVRQTGRSPALREMLDGETALIQLPCPEATYLGMQRWGMTYEQYDTRAFRRHCAEILRPILDTLSALKAGGVTLSEVIGVDGSPNCGVALTCQGYSGGEPEDVYGAGGTPQHARTVEGSGVFFEVLAQMLSEAGIEARFIAVPEDSL
- a CDS encoding substrate-binding periplasmic protein, which encodes MARRLRIVTASTLALLLIATLALGGCTTTAEQGGATIGDEEAAKDASLQTVKERGEIIVGLAPFYAPFESTNEQTKEIEGFDIDLMNAIVEKMGVKATYRPAEWQALLGGLEKGDYDVIFSAMSKKEAAEANVEFSDVYYLLPDVIIVAKGNPKGITSKDDLKDKIVGVQLGSGSEQLADELNPEIGFKGLKKYKLTQDAMNDLKAGRIDAVIAGYTFALEQAKVDPSFEVSSEPLESAELVGVFRKGSTSLVEAFNKALAEVKADGTYDALVKKWLTIQQQ
- a CDS encoding amino acid ABC transporter permease, whose product is MRNDLQWRIILNWVPELGAAAVLTVRITAVSFAVALLVGLAVGIIRSRPHRLTVVVAAYVELFRGTPLLVQLFFIYYGLAQIGIVMEAMTAAVLGLGLNGGAYISEIVRGALAGIDRGQYDAAHALGMTRWLTLTSVILPQALRTATPPLVNTFSSMLKDTSLVSLLAITEMMNIANQVYSRTFRAFEIFAVVALVYFVLTFAFSLLSRLLERRLALGRA
- the cysK gene encoding cysteine synthase A, with translation MISVKDSVVSTIGRTPLVRLQRLADGLPAAVAVKLESRNPGGSVKDRIGWNMVRDAEERGLLRPGRSVIVEPTSGNTGIALAMVGAARGYRVVLTMPESMSVERRKLLAAYGAELVLTPRERGMAGAVEEAERIAAATPDAFLTRQFDNPANPEAHYRTTGPEIESALDGLTLGAFVAGVGTGGTITGVGRYLRDAGMGARIVAVEPAESPIIAQRLRGERETPGPHGIQGIGANFVPSVLDLGLIDSVEHVTTAEAIAMARRLAREEGLLVGISSGANVVAALRVAADPALRGTVVVTVAPSTGERYLSTPLWEGFGE
- the mnmA gene encoding tRNA 2-thiouridine(34) synthase MnmA, with protein sequence MARVLVGMSGGVDSAVAALLLLEQGHDVVGATLRLGIAKLHGRQCCGEEAAIEARRVAGELGIQHVTVDVADIFAAEVVEPFAAAYAGGRTPNPCVVCNERVKFAALIERADALGCDEVATGHYARVVTGPDGRPSIARGADAAKDQSYFLYRLDAATLARVRFPLGNLTKGEVRRIAARAGLPVAARDESQEVCFADDHVALVARLRPEALRPGPIETSDGTVVGAHAGIARYTVGQRKGIGIGGPGGPWRVVAIDAERNAVIVGASASLLARRFVLSDAVWRPTGAAVRCFAVQRYRARPAACEARYDGSRIVVELEDACETTAPGQSVVLYEGDVVIGGGVLERWDR
- the nifU gene encoding Fe-S cluster assembly scaffold protein NifU → MYSEKVMEHFANPRNVGVIEDADGVGEVGNPVCGDVMKITIKVADDRIEDIKFQTLGCGAAIATSSIVTEMAKGMTLAEAAAITKQQVADELGGLPPAKMHCSVLATDGLKRAIDDYLVRAGRDPIGGKILSEDPDFDPHGADDECEV
- a CDS encoding cysteine desulfurase family protein, with amino-acid sequence MRRMEGVTYLDYSATTPVDPRVVEAMLPYLTERFGNPNSLYRLGREAHAALEDARERVARSINAAAASEVIFTGCGTESDNAAIIGIATANGRSSGHVVVSAFEHHAVLEPAHALAKRGFTVTELEPRPDGTVYPEDLEAVMRDDTVLVSIMHGNNEIGTLQPIAELAKVAHAHKAAFHADAAQTLGKVDVDVQALGLDAMSFSGHKIYAPKGVGVLYLKRGTPFAPQMLGGGQESRRRSGTQNVAGAVAFAAALEIMDEERPREAPRLAALRDRLVEQVLSRIEHARLNAADAPERLPHIANFIIPGCEGEAMLLHLDAAGFAVSTGSACSSGSLKPSHVLLSIGLPPELAHGSLRVSLGRWSTEADVDAFADALVPIVEKLRKMNPLYEKTIAALTRGA
- a CDS encoding RrF2 family transcriptional regulator, producing the protein MQITTKSEYALLALIELAESGDGRPVSLRRIAESRGLPEPFLEQVFTALKRDGIVQAVRGARGGFLLARPAEHVTALDVVEAVEGPVRPTTCDAPVCPVSGECPAMPVWDRVTAAMRDALASFTLAELADHDMHRKG
- a CDS encoding DUF72 domain-containing protein, with protein sequence MGSVRIGTCSWTDKTMVAAWYPPAVRTSEQRLRYYAARFDTVEADSPFYGIPRPSVAQAWAERTPPGFAFHVKAFGLLTRHSVEEERLSPELRELVTHVDVRGRVRDASPELLDAAFEEFRAFLEPLGSAGKMGGVLLQFPPWVTATDRAHAHENLAYIEYAAAALAPHRVLVEFRHPSWLTGRQHAQTMRFLADRGLSYVSVDAPQFADASTMPPVTAATSDWAYVRMHGRNRETYFARTGSAADRFDYLYTSEELAEWAPRVRDLAQQTNVTWVMFNNCKHDYAPRNARELASMLHVEPYGGSGAAGGQLDLGV
- a CDS encoding alpha/beta fold hydrolase, which codes for MSTLLAAEAPPLKVLSLSLPSTQLRVGAAGSGELAIVVPATISLVEDWEAMTRFLGRRFHAVFFELPGHGGSVAYEEPFSSRLVARTVLEVADAFGAETFTLVGFSFGGLLALRALQAARERVRRIALLSPFVGSEALKRSAAETVMLRATVAALEPEFARRGMLAVLRNPATVAVVDWYMRTVGGFETSADLSERLRGFSASTLDVFLAQVREVLTTPSSDLAGPFDAPCLFGMSRYDPLLDFATTQRFVREQFPRATEVVWDWPYHAPPTPLTLTDYERDHRALLEFDRD